The nucleotide sequence GTTTTTTATGCTTTACTGCTCAAAAAATCAACTCTGGTTATATGCGACATGGTCAAGAAATGCTGCTTCAAACTAAACAGAGCAAAATTTGCGTGCTCTGCGAACCAAAACCACAGGTTTATGGTGTATCTGTGCAAGCATATCCCAGGTCACCGCGGTTGGAGCAACTTTGAAGCGTGCAGCCATATCCCACACAGTCGCGCCTGAGCCAGGTCCGCTGGCGTGGTCTGCAACGTTAGCTATAGTCAAAGCTTGAGATGCTGCAAGAGAAGCCCCCGCAACAGCAAGAGGCGTAGGGCGCCTGCGAAGCTTAAAGAATCTGCCCACAACATATGCGAAGACTGCGCCGTGGGAGTGGATGCCAACGAGGGGGTTTGGGCGTGGGGTGAAGTGGTAGTTTTTGAAGGTGTAGGTTTTGTCGGTGTCCACGATTAGGACGGCAACGTTTTTGTGGGTCGTGGTGTGGATTTGTTTTTGGATTTCTTGAGCTATAGCTTTTGGGTTGTTTAGGGGCAAGCAGACGTAGGCGTAGGGCAAGTTGGAGCCGTCTATTGCGCCTTCTGAACCAAACAGTAGAGCCTGCCAAAAACCCGCATACTCCAAGGAGACCTGTTTGTGAGCTGCACCCTCCCGTGGATACTGTTGTAGCCTGCGGCGCAAGCGTTGTCCAAGGCGGCAAACAACCCCCAAACAGCCCCCCCAAACATAAGGCATCCAAAAATTAGCCAAAACCCGCGCAGTGAACCCAGCCTCAAAAACTGATTCATCCACCAAGTTCCCCCGCGCAGTTGACAGCGCTTTTTCAGAGACCACCACAAAATCGCCATCCTCCACCCTACCCGATACAGCCCTTGCTATCTCCAGAGCATAATCTGTCTTGGGCTTCCAGTAAGCCATGTGAAGTGCCAAAGCATGATACTGGGTCATGTCCTTCTACAGAGGCACTTCTTGCGAGATTATTAAAAGATTAAGCTCCAAAACAGGCTACACAACAGAAAAAACGATTTTGTCCCCCACGCGGATTTGAAGTTTATCAGCGGTGCTACCTTGGTTTAGGGCGATTTCGAGGTAGCCGTGGCTGCCGACAAGAAGCAAAGGCTGCTTTGGTTCAACGTCGCCGTAAGTCTTGGAAAAACCAAGCTTCAACTGCGCACAAGGCAACTCCACAGCAAACAAATCAACATTCAAAGACTTAACGTCCACAGGGTACACATTAGTGATTACGTTGCCAAAGCCATCCACATGCAAAACCTCCCCCATCACCCGAGTTTCTTGGACGGCAACAGACGCAAAAGTAGGAGTTTCCAGTTCATCAATGGCTATTTTTTCCCCAAATGTGTCGATTGCTACACCGTTTGCGAGATGGGCGGCTGCAGGGGCGAAGATGTCTCTGCCGTGGAAGGTAGAGCAAACGTGTGGGAGGGTGAATTTGGGGTTTGTGATTTGGTGAGCGGCAATTATGGTTTGGGGTTTGGCGGCTAATAAAAGCAAGCCGTTGTCGGGTCCAACAAAGAAGCCTTTTTTGGTTTGTATGATGATGGGGCGTCGTTGGGTGCCTACTCCTGGGTCTACGACGGCGACGTGGATGGTACCTTGGGGGAAGTAGGGGGCAGCGCAAGATAGGGTGTAGGCCCCGTTTCTTATGTTGAATTTTTCTATTTGATGTGTTGTGTCCACTATGGTTGCTTTGGGGCACAGAGTAAGGATTACGGCTTTAAGTTGGGCTGCGTAGGGATCTTTTAAGCCAAAATCGGTTGTTAGGGTAATTATTTGCGGAGGCATTTTCGTTGCTCTACAGTAAGGGGTGTTTATGCTGAAAACGTTTTTGCCTACCAGGCAGGTTTAGCCGCCGTGTACTACAGGTATGAAGACTATTTCGTCGCCGTCTTTTATGGGGGTTTGGAGCCCTTTGAGGATGCTGATTTCTTTGCCGTTAACTAAGATGAGTGCGTTGGGTTTGGGTTCTTCAAGCTGCTCGTCTAAGAGGCTACTACGCATTTGGGGCGCAACCTTGGAGAGTTCGTTAATTAACTCGAGCATGGAAAGCGGCTGTGGACAATCAAGGAAGTAAGTGTCTTTGCCGATGGCGTGGCGCAGTGCCCCAATAAACTTCAAAGTCAAGGTCATAACGTTTGCTTCCTGCCAGTTATAGGAGGACAATTACGGATATATCGTTGACATTTGTTCCTGTGGCGCCTGTGAAGATTTGGTCTTGGAGTTTTTCGAAGAACGGGTAGGAGTCGTTGTCTGCTAGGAGGTCTTGCGCGTTTAAGCCTTGTTTTTGGGCTTTTTGCAGGGTGTTCTCATCAACTATTGCGCCTGCAACGTCTGTTGGTCCGTCTACGCCGTCTGTGCATAAGGAGGCAACTACGCAGTTTTTGATGTTTTGGAGTTTTAGGGCAGCGGCTAGGGCAAGTTCTTGGTTTCGTCCGCCTTTGCCTTCTCCTTTGACGGTGACGGTTGTTTCGCCGCCTAAGACAATTCCTGCGGGTCGGGGCACAGGATTTCCTGACAAGTCTACTTCGCGGGCAACTGAAGCGAGCATGGTGCCTACGTGTCTTGCTTCGCCCTCTAACGTGGAGCTTAGCAGCAGCGTGTTTAAGCCTTCAGATTTTAGGCAGTCAATTACAGCTAAACTGGCAAGACGGTTATTACCCACAACCACATTGTGAACTCGCTCAAACGACTTATCCCCCGGTTTAGGAGTCTCAGCAACGGCACCGGCAATGCCGTCAAGCAAAAACTGGCGTACCGAAAGCGGCGTGTAATCCCACAGTGCGTACTTGTCAAGAATGTTTTTGGCGTCAGAGAAGGTGGTTGGGTCGGGCACGGTTGGTCCTGAAGCGATTACGTCTAGGGGGTCGCCTACTACGTCGGAGAGTATGAGGTTTAGGACGGTTGCGGGGTAGGCTTTTTTTGCGAACCAGCCTCCTTTGAAGGCGGAGGTGTGTTTGCGTATGGAGTTGATTTCGTTTATGGTGGCTCCGCTTCTTAGCATGGCGGTGGTGAGGGCGCATTTTTCTTTTAGGGTGATGCTGTCTGCGGGCAGGGGCATGAGGCTTGAGCCGCCGCCTGAGATTAAACAGATTATGAGGTCATTTTGGGTGGATTTTTCGACGAGGCGTTCCATTTGTTGGGTTCCGTTTATGCCTGCTTGGTCGGGGGTGGGGTGGCGGGTTTGGTTTAACGTGATGATTTGGGTTTGGGGTTTTTCGCCGTAGGGTATGTTTACAAAACCGGTGGTTATGTAGTTACCAATTAAGTCTTCGAGGGCTTGAGCCATTAACCCTGAAGCTTTGCCTCCGCCCACCACGTAGACATGTTCAAAACGGCTTAAGTCAAAAGAGAAATCCTCTACGCTTAACGTGCTGTTTTTTAGCGAAAGCCTAGAACGCAAAAGAGTCTTTGGGTCGATAGCGTTTAGGGCGCATTGGAAGCTTTTGAGAACTATGTCACGGGCTTTTTGCAAAGTCGGCGTCTCACCGTTCTTGACAAGCTGGTTCTGGTTAGCTATTTGAAACATCAAAATACTCCCGCAAACAAGGCTACCACAAAAATAAAGAGTAAAAGCTAATAAACAATTGTGCACCGCCAAAAACCCAAAAGAAGCCGTTGGTTAGTTGTTTTGTTTTTGTTGGGTCAGGGTTTCTACGAAGTGGGATGCTGCTTGTACGATGTTGTCGGCTTGTTTCATCATGGCTTCGCTGTTGATTTCTTCTAGTTGCCCAAGCTGCTGTACGGTTTCTTCGATTTCTACAAGAAAATTCAGTATGGAATCGTCTTCGTTTTGGGGGTTGCCCATTTCTTCTCGAACCAAGATTTCGATAAACGCTGGTTCTCCAAGGCTGTAGTGGATGGCGCTTCGGGCTTTGCGGATGGCTTCCATCATGAGGCTAGGCGCCATGTAAGGGATTTTCTGTGCAGCTTCCAGTTCAGCTTTAGCTTCGCGAAGGTACCGTTGCGCCCATCCTTGCCTGTACGCGTCCATCAGGGGTTCCCCCATAAACAAGTTATACGTCTATTTCTTCTTCAAGCAGGTCGTCTTGGTCAGATTGAACATCCTGAGACAACGCTAAGGTGCGGGTTATGTATCCTGCGACTTTGTTGCGTATGCGGGTGGTGGTGCCTTGTGTTAGCTGGTCAACGGCGTGTTTGTTGTCGTCAAAGGTTACTCCGAATTTCTCTGGATAACGCGCCATGAGAGCTTTGCCCAAGCGTTTTACCTGTTCTGTTTTTACTTTTCCCATGTTTTGTATTCCTCCGTTATTGTGAACGGTTAATTTTGGTGTTTGACGCTTAGAAGCGTGAAAACAAGGTTTCAATAGAAGTGGGGGTTAATTTTAAGCTTACTGCTGTGCTTGGTTGGAAGAATCAAGTTTTAGGTCAAAGAACGCTTCAAAATTAGACATCACCTGTTCAGCGACGTCGTCGGGCTTCATGTTTTTGATTTCAGCCACCGCAGAAACCACCTCACTTACAAATGAGGGCTTAGTCATCTGCCCGTTGAAAGGCGCCTTGCGGAAAATCACTGGCCCGTCGGTTTCAGTTAAAAAATTCTCCAAAGGAACCGCAGTTACGACATCGCGTATGCCCTGCGAGTACACGACGGGGGGACCTTCGGTTATGTAGTAGCCGTGGTCTACGGCTTGTTTGAGCGCGGTCATGGGGTGGCTAAACCAGTGCAGCAAAACCCGCTTCAGATTGTACGAGGGCAACATGTCCACGATAAAGGAGGTGGTCCCGCGTGAGTGTATTATAGCTGGCAGGTCGAGTTTTTCGGCTAGATGTAGCATTTTGTCAAAGACTTTGAGTTGGCTTTCCCAGATGGATTCGTATTTGCAGTCTAACCCGATTTCGCCTATGGCTAAGACGTTGCCTTTCTGGTGCTCTTGCAAGATGAGCTCTGTGAGTTCTTCGGTTTCGCCTGGTTTGAGGACATTAACGTTCCAGGGGTGAATGCCCAAGGCGACATGCACTAGGTTGGGATGCTGCTGGGCAAGTTTTAGGCACTCAACGCTTGTTTGGTAATCCATAGCGTTAGATACCATCGCAGTTACGCCTGCAGCTTTGGCGTCCTCTATTAGCATGTCGGCGCATCCAGCGTACTGGGCGTCAGTAAGGTGTATGTGAGCATCCACTAATCTCATGTCTAAGACCTCGTCGCCAATATACCCAACAATGAGTTTTAAAAATTTTCTTTTTCCTGACAAAAACACAGTCGTAGCGGGCTAATTTAAAGAAATAAACAACAACAAAGGTTAAATATGGCTTCAAAAAGAAAAAGAAGGCACTGAGGGTCGTATATGGCTGATTTAGAACTAGCAGTAGCTCCGATGCACAGATTATGCAAGAAAGCGGGAGCAGACAGAGTAAGCGAAGCAGCGGCAAAAGAACTAGCCGAGGCACTAGAATCAATCGGCGTAAAAATCGCCAAAGAAGCCTTAGACTTCGCCATGCACGCAGGAAGAAAAACCATCAAATCAGAAGACATAGAAATCGCCACCAAAAAAGTAATGGGAAAATAAACAGTTTCCCCTCCTCCTTTTTGTCCCCAAAACCCTTCCAGGCACACCCCTCATCTCGAAGACAAAGCACAAACTGTTTTCTTAGCAAACACTCTACCCCCCTCCCCCTATCGTTTCTGCATACAATTAAAAATTGGAACCTAATAAACGGCAAATAGGTTGGGCGCTGTTGGGTGGGTTAGGCTGTTTTGGAGGAGTCCCAGAGGAACTGGAAGTATTCGCGTGCGAATCCGACTAAGCCGAAGTGGTTGCTCCAGATGACGAGGCTGGGTTTGTCTTCGCCTAGAAAGAGCATGGCTTCTTTGCCGTCTGCTATGACGCCGCCGCCAAACATGTGGTCGCGTACGCGCATTTCAGTTACGGTTGGCGTGTTTTTGAGGGTTTGCCAGTCTTGGGGTTTGCCTGCTGCCATAACCTTGACGCCCACGTGTTTTTTCACAGCCAAAAACAGCTGGTCAGCAGAAGCTATAATGGGTTGGGCGAAGATGGGGGCGGCTATCATGATTTCTTTGTTGGCTTTTTTTAGGACTTCTTCGAGTTTGGTTAGGACGGCTTGTTGCCCGTGCAAGATGAGTATGTCGGGGCGTTCGACGATTTCGCGTTTCTCGTACAGCGGCTGGAGGGCTTGGGCGATTGTTTGTTCCCAGTTTTGGTATTTATCTTCAAGGCGCTGTTTGGTTGAGGCGGTAGCCTCCAAAGGAGGCACGGGGTAATATTTGAAAGGACGGGTTTCGCTGCTTTTTATCCAGCCTTTCTCCTTGAGCGAGTTCAAAACCTCATAGATTTTACTGTAAGGCACCTTGGCAAAATCGCTTATCTCCATGGCGGTTAGCGGGTCATTGTAGAGCAACGTGAGGTACGCGTCAATTTCGTAAGCGTTCAAACCCATCTCGTGCAACGCGTCTTTTGTGTTTTCGCCGACAGACAAAACGGTTTCCCCTAAATCACCTTAGTAAACGTTTGGAAAGCTTATTATTTATTACACTTGCCATTTAGAAGTACAACCGTCCAAAGGTCAAGTGAACAGCATGAATGTAATCAAAGATACAAGGTCTCTTTGCCCTGAATGCCTCAAAGCAGTAGACGCTACCATTTACGAAGAAGACGGCAAAGTCTTCATCAAAAAAGAATGCGCCGAACACGGGTCATTCCAAGAACTCTACTGGTCAGACTACGACCAATACATGCGCGCCGAAAAATTCCGCTTCGACGGCGAAGGCATGGAAAACCCGCGCACCCAAAAAGACAAAGGCTGCCCCCTAGACTGCGGCATCTGCCCCGAACACAAATCCCACACCGCCCTAGCCATCATCGACATAACCAACCGCTGCAACCTCAAATGCCCCGTATGCTTTGCCAACGCCTCCGCAGCAGGATACGTCTACGAACCAACCAAAGAAGAAGTCACAAGCATGCTTGAGAACCTACGCGCCAACAAACCCGTACCCGCCACGGCACTACAGTTTAGCGGCGGAGAACCCACCATACGCAACGACCTCATCGATTTTATTCGCAAAGCCAAAGAACTTGGTTTTCGCCACGTAGAAGTTAACACAAACGGCGTACGCATCAGCAAAGACGTTGAATACGCCAAGCAACTCAAAGAAGCGGGTGTTAGCACGATTTACTTGCAGTTTGACGGTTTAACCTCTGAAGTTTACAAGTTCATCCGCGGCATCGACCTGCTAGACATCAAAATGAAAGCCATAGAGAATCTGCGGC is from Candidatus Bathyarchaeota archaeon and encodes:
- a CDS encoding NFYB/HAP3 family transcription factor subunit — its product is MADLELAVAPMHRLCKKAGADRVSEAAAKELAEALESIGVKIAKEALDFAMHAGRKTIKSEDIEIATKKVMGK
- a CDS encoding S-adenosyl-l-methionine hydroxide adenosyltransferase family protein, producing MPPQIITLTTDFGLKDPYAAQLKAVILTLCPKATIVDTTHQIEKFNIRNGAYTLSCAAPYFPQGTIHVAVVDPGVGTQRRPIIIQTKKGFFVGPDNGLLLLAAKPQTIIAAHQITNPKFTLPHVCSTFHGRDIFAPAAAHLANGVAIDTFGEKIAIDELETPTFASVAVQETRVMGEVLHVDGFGNVITNVYPVDVKSLNVDLFAVELPCAQLKLGFSKTYGDVEPKQPLLLVGSHGYLEIALNQGSTADKLQIRVGDKIVFSVV
- a CDS encoding MoaD/ThiS family protein; the protein is MTLTLKFIGALRHAIGKDTYFLDCPQPLSMLELINELSKVAPQMRSSLLDEQLEEPKPNALILVNGKEISILKGLQTPIKDGDEIVFIPVVHGG
- a CDS encoding TatD family hydrolase — protein: MRLVDAHIHLTDAQYAGCADMLIEDAKAAGVTAMVSNAMDYQTSVECLKLAQQHPNLVHVALGIHPWNVNVLKPGETEELTELILQEHQKGNVLAIGEIGLDCKYESIWESQLKVFDKMLHLAEKLDLPAIIHSRGTTSFIVDMLPSYNLKRVLLHWFSHPMTALKQAVDHGYYITEGPPVVYSQGIRDVVTAVPLENFLTETDGPVIFRKAPFNGQMTKPSFVSEVVSAVAEIKNMKPDDVAEQVMSNFEAFFDLKLDSSNQAQQ
- a CDS encoding glycerate kinase, which codes for MFQIANQNQLVKNGETPTLQKARDIVLKSFQCALNAIDPKTLLRSRLSLKNSTLSVEDFSFDLSRFEHVYVVGGGKASGLMAQALEDLIGNYITTGFVNIPYGEKPQTQIITLNQTRHPTPDQAGINGTQQMERLVEKSTQNDLIICLISGGGSSLMPLPADSITLKEKCALTTAMLRSGATINEINSIRKHTSAFKGGWFAKKAYPATVLNLILSDVVGDPLDVIASGPTVPDPTTFSDAKNILDKYALWDYTPLSVRQFLLDGIAGAVAETPKPGDKSFERVHNVVVGNNRLASLAVIDCLKSEGLNTLLLSSTLEGEARHVGTMLASVAREVDLSGNPVPRPAGIVLGGETTVTVKGEGKGGRNQELALAAALKLQNIKNCVVASLCTDGVDGPTDVAGAIVDENTLQKAQKQGLNAQDLLADNDSYPFFEKLQDQIFTGATGTNVNDISVIVLL
- a CDS encoding 30S ribosomal protein S17e codes for the protein MGKVKTEQVKRLGKALMARYPEKFGVTFDDNKHAVDQLTQGTTTRIRNKVAGYITRTLALSQDVQSDQDDLLEEEIDV
- a CDS encoding coenzyme F420-0:L-glutamate ligase, whose product is MAYWKPKTDYALEIARAVSGRVEDGDFVVVSEKALSTARGNLVDESVFEAGFTARVLANFWMPYVWGGCLGVVCRLGQRLRRRLQQYPREGAAHKQVSLEYAGFWQALLFGSEGAIDGSNLPYAYVCLPLNNPKAIAQEIQKQIHTTTHKNVAVLIVDTDKTYTFKNYHFTPRPNPLVGIHSHGAVFAYVVGRFFKLRRRPTPLAVAGASLAASQALTIANVADHASGPGSGATVWDMAARFKVAPTAVTWDMLAQIHHKPVVLVRRARKFCSV